Sequence from the Cucumis sativus cultivar 9930 chromosome 1, Cucumber_9930_V3, whole genome shotgun sequence genome:
TATCTTTCTCCTTCTCTCTGTTTCATATATAGCCTTCAATCGTTTATTTGGTATTGCATATTTATCTagaacaaaaaccaaaacagtAACTGGAACAAGGAAAGAGATAGGAAAAAAGGAGGGCCTCTCGCCCTCTCTTCTTATTATGCCTTCTCTTAGATCTTAGATTCTAGAGTTCCCAACTGGGTCGTTTTCATTTCGGTaagtttctcttcttttctctgcaaatcattttctttcttcaatcttcctacttcatttcttttctggGTTTTGAATCAAAACTCATTTCTTCCGAATTTTAACCTTTCTTCTTTGATGGGTTCATTCCTTTTATGTGCTTTTAGCTTTTGAGGATTCCTTGTTTGTAGATCGATCGATTTTTCTGATCGGTGGACGCTCCGATGCTTTGAGATCGAATCTGATTTCAATCATTCTCTATCTAACAATAAGAgcattttccattttgatgacgattttgtgtttttctttttcataacaTCTGTTTAATTTAGCTCGCATTGCCGTGTTTCTTAAAtgaatgtttctttttcaatccTAGCTTCAATTCTATTCCTCTTCTAATGTAAGCAAAACTGTTCCATAGATATCTGTGTTGTTTTTGTATAGCCTTCTGTTTTTCCTCAGCTTGGATTGATCGGCTTTCtggcttcttcttctcaagCCGATTGGATTAGACTTTAAGATATGCGATTGCTGTGTGCCGTATGCACTCTTATTGCTGAATGATACTGATGGGATTGGTTGCAATGGATTTGTAGAGTGGGCATGGATCCTGGCAAGCTTTTCATTGGTGGTATTTCGTGGGACACAGATGAAGATCGTCTTCGGGAGTACTTTCGGAACTTTGGAGAAGTGGTGGAGGTGATGATCATGAGGGATCGGGCCACTGGCCGTGCCCGTGGCTTCGGATTCGTTGTCTTTGCTGACCCTGTTGCTGCAGCGAGAGTTGTATTGGAAAAACATGTAATTGATGGAAGAACTGTAAGTCTTGTGTATtctactttattttcattgGTTTTTCCACCTGTATTAGAAGCTTTAGATGTCTTTCAAAGAATGTTCCAGTGTGTCTTCAGATTCAATTTTGTGGATTAAATATACTCGTGGAGGGATCAAGGTTTTCCTGATATCTTTTGGTGTTCCTCATGATCCAAACTTATTAGAATTCTTCAGCATTTATATGCTAAATCTCTTTATCTCGATAATTCATAGTTTTCCTTCACAGCATGAAGGGGAAGATTCGGCTATTCACATTTTAATTGGGCAATTTCTGTTTCATGTGAAATGATGACCATGTTTTTGTGGAAGTATGATGCCAATGTATGTACTTGGGTTGCCTTCATATGTCCTGGGTATATGTACaaacatttatatatcaaatcaaTACTGTGAGAGGGCTTTGGTCCTTCgataaatttgcaaatttttgtGTAGAAAGAAGTCTATCTTAATCTTCCTTAGTAGTCCTCAATGTAAAATGACCTTACTTGAACAGGATTTGTTCTATAGGTTGTACATCTATATCCTTGAGTTCTTAAGTAGTCCTCAATGTGAAACAATGAGTTGTGTATATTAGGAGGCTCGTTATCTTGTTGAGTTTGTCATGGACATTAGGCTTTATGTGTGATGGCTTCCACGTGTGTTAAAAAGATACGTTTTGTTGCTTCCAGACCTTTATGTGTATTGGTAAAGAAAGTAAATTCTATCATTTCCATGTTTtgatgttagttttttttgtcttcttttttcttttgttcagGTTGAAGCAAAGAAGGCGGTTCCTCGAGATGATCAAAACATTTTGAGCAGGAATAATACTGGTATTCTTGGATCACCTGGTCCTACTCGCACAAAGAAGATATTTGTTGGAGGATTGGCATCCACTGTTACAGAGAGTGACTTCAAAAAGTATTTTGATCAGTTTGGTACAATCGTAGATGTCGTTGTGATGTATGATCATAATACTCAAAGACCAAGAGGTTTTGGATTTATCACTTACGAGTCGGAGGAATCGGTGGAGAAAGTGTTATACAAAACTTTTCATGAACTCAATGGAAAAATGGTTGAGGTTAAGAGGGCTGTTCCCAAGGAATCATCACCAGTGCCAAATCGAAATCAATTAGCTGGATATCCTTTCAATTTTGGTAGAGTTGGTAGCTATTTAAATGGCTATAATCAAGGATATAATCCAACCGCAGTTGGGGGATATGGATTGAGATCTGATGGTAGATTTAGTCCTGTTACAGTTGGTCGGGGTGGCCTTTCTCCAATTAGTCCTGGTTATGGAATGGGGCTAAATCTTGAAACAGGCTTGAACCCCAACTATGGGACAGGTCCCAATGTTAGCTCTAACCTCAGCTATGGACGAGTAATGAGCCCCTCGTACAGTGGAAATTTAAATAGGTACGGTAGCCCAAACCCCATGGTATATAGTGGTGGTGGAGGTAATGGTTCTATTTTAAGCTCGTCGGTTCAGAATCTGTGGGGAAACGTCAGTACCTCTGCTGGTACAAACTCCTCACACTTGAGGACTTTTCCTGGCTCTGGTGGTGTGCATACAGGAACTAGTTCATTAAACAATATCGGAGGGCTTTGGGGTGCTTCTGCAAGTTTAGGTCATGGGGAAAATGCTGGTTCTTCATTCAATACTGTTAATCTTGACTTCGGAAACGGAGATGCCAGCTTTACATCAGGAACAACTGTAGGTTATGCTAGAAGCATTGGAACTAATGTTTCCTCAGCATCTTTGTACTCTGCACCAAATATTTATGATGAGGTTCATGGGAATAATGATGAAGGAAACACATTTTATGGGCATTCCAGTTGGCAGTCGTTGCCAACAGAGCTTGAGGATTCTTCCTCAATTGGTTTTGGCCTTGGCAATGCAGCTTCAGATGTTATTAGTAGAAACAATGCTGGTTATACTGTTGGATACGGTGTTTCTAATAGACAATCTAATAGAGgtgagttttttttacttcaaagaaaactttgaatattttaaagtttttctttcttttgctgCTGTTATTTCTGTAGAAACTTTAGACTTTCAAGATTTTATCActttaaacattataaaatcaaaaatcaaaactaaattattacgaCCTTACTTGAACAAGATTTGATCTGTAGGTTTTACCATAATGTCTTTTTGTTCTAAAGATTGTATATAACACATggctttttcatatttatgcTTTTATAGGAGTTTTTCCTGGAATTTCTTACAATCTTCTTATAGAAGTCGGAATAtatttcttatccaaaaaaaaaaaagagaagtcGGAATATATTAACCTTCGAACCAATGTAATGTACTGTGCACCTTCCAAAGTTGGGAGACCCTATTAACTAACTATTTAGTGAAAAaacttttacctttttcttgGGGATTTTTAATGTTCTTTCCTCCAAAATATTAGACCTGTAAACAATGCCTTCTAACCACatgatacttttttatttttctagctATCTGATCATAGTTTTATAAAAGCtgtctaaaaaaacaaaaacagagaaTCCACACAGAATCAGTCCCTATTCCCTAAGCTTTTCAATGCAAAGTTTGCAAAGTTGACAAGTTTCGTTCTCTGTTGCACAAAAATAAGTTTGCATAGTCACCTacagaaataagagaaaaaggagGCACATTTATTGCCTGCTAATTTGCGAATTAGATCTGTTTCTGTTTGGTTgtgttataattaaaatatatgatctTCGGCAGAACATGTATAAGTTATTTGCTGAATATCTGTCGTAGTTTGGGAAGTGTCCAAATCTCACTTAGACAAACGTAGGTTTAACAATATAAAACTAGGCtgatctttttgttttgtatgtaAATGTTTTGAATCAGGAATTGCTGCTtaggaagaagatgatacaACAGATGTCAAAAATTATAGTAGGTGATGCGTATTTCAGTAAAGCAGGTGTACTGCAATTTTTCGTATAATTTCGTCCTTGTGATACACTCCCATTTGATACTGTCAGAGCtaatttgttttctgtttcaCAAACtgttccataaagaagcaggTTCCAGAGGGTTTTCTCTTGGTCAGGATTGAGCTTGAAAATATAggtctttcttctttcttcttcttctacttctacttctttctttccttccttctttcttgTAATTTGATTGATATGTATAATTGGATTGTGGGTAAGGTATATGTGCAGAACTGTTGCATAATACGCTACTCCGAGAAATGATGTCACACGAACGAATCaacatcttttttctttttttctccttttcttttcggGTTCGTCTTTCTGAAAAAAGATGCTAGTATTCATCAGGTTTTCTTGTTGTTTGACCTTTTATTAGTCATTCTGGGTTTTTACTTCTCATCTGATTGTATGAAACTGAGGTTGATTAGTGGTGTGATGTTGTCCAGCTTCCcaattcttctttgttgtaAATTTAGCTCCCTTTTGAGCTAAACCAAAGTTTTTTAAGCTAAAAAATACTCTTACTTGCAATTGAAAATGTTCTTACTTGCAATTggaaatgtttcttttttgcatCCATCCAATTGGGTTGTTTATCTTATAAAGTTGTAGGTTTGAAttatttccttatttattgtattaaaGTTGTAGGTTCCAAttatttccttatttattattgtattatgtTCTTACTCTATTTCTTTAATGTTTTGTAATATACATCTTTAAGAGTATAAGtgtgtttagatttgattttcttattgtttaaATAACTGTtggaaggggaaaaaaagtgtttatatacacatacacatacacatgAAATTCAATCCAAGTGGGCTTTtagtttttggaaattttctttttctttttgctgaAATACTATTACTAGAAGAGAAGTTCCAGAATTTAGAAGACaatgatatttatttcttgttgtgatattacataatattttgtcctatttttatcatataattaaacataattaatagtaatttaacatatttttaaatttattttttaaaattatttgcacAAGGTTTCCTAACGTAGATTTGACGAGGATGTGGTTTGATCTCTAATACTTAATATTTCGATTATCTCCGGTTAAACACATATGCTTAATGTATGGAAGTGCACCACGTAAATGTTTTAAAGTTAgtcttatttaatatttgtttcttcaaaCAAATAGGACTTAGGACTTGAGACTTTAGATGTGGTTTAACCGTCTAACTTTATGAACTCATAAGAGAACTCCCCTATTTAGAGAGTATTTATGAAGATCTTTAGTGAGTTTTATGAGTTTGTGATTGGTTCGTTCATAGATTTGGCCCTTGAACCCAACTATATTGGATTTGACttagattttagatttggGCAACACTAACCCTATTTTCAGGCTCAATTGgattttaatctaaattttaatatttaattaaatcaaaataattaatttaattcaacatTTAATACAAAAACACATGGCATCAtcgaaaattttcaatttacctcttcaatttcaatttgtttttaattgcgtccaaattcaattatttgcaATCCATCATTGATTTCGTAAATGACGTGTCGACAAATGCTCATTCATAAATAGTTGAatttgagactaattaaaagttgacatGTTTTGATAGTATCACATGTGTTTCATCACGATCATTGGATtgagttaattatttggtctagttaaatatgtttatttggGATAAAATTCTATTGAACCTAAAAGTAGGTCTAGCTTAGCCTAAATGCTAAATAAGGCTCAAGTTCTCTTCATTTATAGGGTTGAGAAATTTTAGACTTCAGAGCATCAAGAGACTTCTCTCAACAGCAAGAAAACTCCGTATGTCGTGAAGACTAAACCACTCCTTAAAACTCCATTTTTTTGTAGATACAATTGAGAccccaacttcaagaacatcaagcgtttcactttctcaaatcaaGCATACACATTCAATCGAGAGAGAATCAAAGGATTAAGTATTAGAGATTGAACCACATCAcataaaatcaacacaaaCACATGTTCAACTCTACGAAACACGTTTCTTCAAAAATCTCATGCGAACAAATTGGCATGTCGAATGAAatctctctacctctcatctctctcgtcatctaaataaacaaatcaacAAATGACAATGAAGGAAGCTACATCTAAAGCTACCATCACAAGTGACACTTACATTAGACATGTCACCTAGTGTCACTCAAAGAGGATTAtgcaagaacaaaaacaaggTGTTGTGATAACTTGTACACACCCTTTTATATAGAATAATGAGGCATTTAGGCGATATAAAGGAAGTAGCGTGTGATTAATTAcgttaaaatataacaaagacGTTATGCAAGTTGCAAAGGATAAAACGTTTGTTTTCACGGTCTTATTGTCTTAACAcgtgtttttaataaaaagaagtgaatttgcaaaatgaaggAGTACATTAGGCGTTTTATGATCAAAGGAAAAACTTGATCCAGTTTGGGATATTCAAACCTATAGTTGTTCGATTCCAACAAAAGATTGTGATAGTAGGctctaaaaagaaagaacttgTTGAAGAGGATGACGAAGGATGGATAGTCGCGACTTATCAAAAAAGGAGACAACGAAATTCCATTCAAAAATAGTCACACGTCTatcaaaattatagaaaagaaagcGCCACTCataaaaggaaaggaaaaagaaagaaaaagacatgAAAACCTAAGTTTGTGCAGGAAGAAGACAAAGACTTTCCCCAACCTCAACAACCAGTTACTTTAGCATAATCCCTCTCAAGAAACTTTTTCGA
This genomic interval carries:
- the LOC116405485 gene encoding heterogeneous nuclear ribonucleoprotein 1-like; this translates as MDPGKLFIGGISWDTDEDRLREYFRNFGEVVEVMIMRDRATGRARGFGFVVFADPVAAARVVLEKHVIDGRTVEAKKAVPRDDQNILSRNNTGILGSPGPTRTKKIFVGGLASTVTESDFKKYFDQFGTIVDVVVMYDHNTQRPRGFGFITYESEESVEKVLYKTFHELNGKMVEVKRAVPKESSPVPNRNQLAGYPFNFGRVGSYLNGYNQGYNPTAVGGYGLRSDGRFSPVTVGRGGLSPISPGYGMGLNLETGLNPNYGTGPNVSSNLSYGRVMSPSYSGNLNRYGSPNPMVYSGGGGNGSILSSSVQNLWGNVSTSAGTNSSHLRTFPGSGGVHTGTSSLNNIGGLWGASASLGHGENAGSSFNTVNLDFGNGDASFTSGTTVGYARSIGTNVSSASLYSAPNIYDEVHGNNDEGNTFYGHSSWQSLPTELEDSSSIGFGLGNAASDVISRNNAGYTVGYGVSNRQSNRGIAA